The Bacteroides ovatus genomic interval TATATTATATTCTTGAATCACTGCTTGTCTTGTAATTCACGTAATACATCATTTATAATATAAGTATCGCTCATTAGATGCAGACCGTAACGGGAGTCATGTAACATGGCACATACATTTGTTTCATAAAACAGATTTAATGCTCGTTCCGGGCTTATCTCCAATCGGACCGATAATAATAGGATGATACGACTTATTTTTCTCCAAAGTACTTGTTCTCTCATTTATTACCTCCTTTTCTGTCCATTGTATCCAGTGGAAAACTCTTATCAAAATGTAGCTGTGTATCAATGAGTTGCTGATTGAGCAAACATTACCGAAATCTAAATCGGCACGTCCCACTTTGGCTAAAGGATGCTCTATAGAAAGGGTGGAACCATGATAAAGTGTTATTTTCATACTTTTCCGCCCTCCTGTGCTTCCCAGTTTTTCAAAGCTTCAGCCACATCCTCGCCTACATGTTTTAGGCTTTGTGTGTGCATCACTTCGTAATTGTCCAGTAGAAGACGTTTGATTAGGTTCATTTTCTCTAAACGTCGGCGCATTTCCATAGGAGAAATTCCCATTTCGCGTGCTCCGGCTTCTATCGCCATGACTGCAAAGTGAATCTTTTCACTTTCTAGGATATCTGGTTGTTTACACATAAGCATTAAAATTCAGTTTATAAACAAAGATACTTGATGGCAGGCAAATAAACAACATTGCCGGAACTTTTTTGTATATACAAGTAAAAGTCCTCCAAGCTGCCGCCGGAGGACTTTCACTACTAACCTTCAAACAAATTTATAAATAGTATTATGTCGCTTAATTATATCCTTTATTCTGTTCGTACAATCCTTCTTTTACTTTCATTTGTGAATCCGGTATCGGGTAGATGTATGAGTCTTTGGTGACCAGTTTGTATAATTCGTACGTTTCCGGCTTGGTGATTACTCCGTTGGCATCGGAACCATTGCGCTTGAACATATCCTGCAATACACCTACATATCGGTTCTGACGTACCAAATCGTGCCAGCGGATTCCTTCAGATGCCAGTTCACGGCGGCGTTCAATATCTACAGAGTCTGCAAAATTCTCGATGGTAATATCATCATCCAAAGCATCCAGTCCGGCGCGTGTACGAATCTTATTCACCATTTCTTTCCCTTTGCCGGTAGGTCCTACAATTTCAGCATACATCAACATCACATCTTCCAGGCGAATTAGTGGATAATTGATGGGGAAATAGGTGCGGTCGGCAATCTGGTCATCGATGTCTTCGTATCCTAAAAGTTTGCGTTTCATTTTGTGCTCGAAGAATTTCAGGAAGAAATCCCCTCCTGTATATGGAGTTCCGTCTTCGTCGACAAATTCACTTGTATTGATAGTTCCTGCACAACGTTTGTCAATGAAAGCACCTGTTTCGTCGGTTTGCTTGAAAATACCGTCCAATTGGTTCTCACACCATATTCTGTTACCGGACATTTGTATCTTCGTATAAGAATCGTTGACAGCCGGTACAGAGTTGAATACCATTGGATTACCATAGTTCTTGGCTGCAATATACTGGATCTCGAAA includes:
- a CDS encoding DUF3791 domain-containing protein, which codes for MREQVLWRKISRIILLLSVRLEISPERALNLFYETNVCAMLHDSRYGLHLMSDTYIINDVLRELQDKQ
- a CDS encoding DUF3791 domain-containing protein yields the protein MCKQPDILESEKIHFAVMAIEAGAREMGISPMEMRRRLEKMNLIKRLLLDNYEVMHTQSLKHVGEDVAEALKNWEAQEGGKV